One Methylobacterium oryzae DNA window includes the following coding sequences:
- a CDS encoding GCG_CRPN prefix-to-repeats domain-containing protein — MMNILTKAAAAVALAALPVSAAQAMPVVADPGLAAPITLVAGGCGPGAWRGPWGHCRSTPYVGPLPGGWYQVRAGNGCPPGYWRGPWGHCRNTPYHGRLPNGGYR; from the coding sequence ATGATGAATATCTTAACGAAAGCTGCCGCGGCCGTAGCCCTGGCGGCGCTGCCGGTCTCGGCCGCGCAGGCGATGCCGGTCGTGGCCGATCCGGGCCTCGCGGCGCCGATCACGCTCGTGGCGGGGGGATGTGGGCCGGGCGCCTGGCGCGGCCCCTGGGGCCACTGCCGCAGCACGCCCTATGTCGGTCCGCTGCCCGGCGGCTGGTATCAGGTGCGAGCGGGGAACGGCTGCCCGCCCGGCTACTGGCGCGGACCGTGGGGCCATTGCCGCAACACGCCGTATCACGGACGGCTGCCGAACGGCGGCTACCGGTAG